The segment attgattttgttatcgATCAAAACTGTTATAAGAATtgactatatttatttaatgaatgcttttacatgaaaaaatgcaaaaagtatattttaatgttttatatttactgttttagttcaaaattttaaattacttttatattagtttttttataatttcaatacaaaatattaaaaggcaTAGTTTTAAAATTGGATTAGGGCATTGTTAAACGTTAGACCGACACTGGCTAGATACAACCTGACCCAGACTACTAGTACTAGATACAACCTCGACCAGACTATTCACATGACGCAGCTACTGATGTAATAAACAACCCCACTATGATAAGATTGACGATGATTTTGTATGGTGTTGAAATTTAGAACGTACGgaatataaacatttttgtgttaaaatgttgtttggaacaataaaaaaaactgtttacTGCTTAGGATACAGCAAAATCCATGCCGTTTCTTGTATTGGTTCATTGGTTGGTGTCAAGTCACAAGGACCCATTTTTATAAGATggttaattaaaataaacaatggCCTTTAAGTAGAGGAGGCCTCCTCAGACACCCACCACCAagataaagaaaagaaacccCAACACGAACTAGTCTATCAGTGGCAAAGCAGTGCGGCAACGATGGCAGCGTCTCCAATGGAAGGCAAATGGGTTCAGGTTCTGTTAAACTGGATTTTTAGTCGCCCGATCTAACCTTTCCTAGATTCTTTTCGTTTTATTGGATTATATTTGTGATCGGTTTTATAAAAGTCCTAGTTTTTACTAGTagtaaacataattttttcATGTTACTGTGTTCTTgtctcttctctgtttttgatttgattttagcTTAATCCGTGATCTAGAACAAACAAaaaggagtttttttttttgataagtgaaaGGAATGAACTTTGTTGATGGTTTGAAATTACTGATGATGATGGAGGGTTGAATTTTGCAAATCTTAATTGAATACTTTTTTATCTTTGTGTTTGTCATCTTCTCCATCTTTTTGCCTATCATCACTTGCTTGTAGTTTTTatgatagaaaaaaaatagtattactTAGCTTATTGGATTAGTGGACAATGAGAGTTCGTCACTACTGATTTGAGCATTTTTGTGCTGACTCAACTCTTGTCTGTttgtgatttgatttgattggtTTCGTCTAATACTTATAGTAACCTAAcccttttatttaaaaatgaaagacTGTTGAGTGTTTAATCTTTTATAGATTATTTGAATAGTTTTATCTTTGTGTACTTGTCTTCTCTTTTTATCCAGCTAAAACAGAAAGGAACCGGACCAGGAGCAAGAAGCTCTCACGCCATAGCTCTCGTAGGCAACAAAGTGTACGCCTTTGGAGGCGAGTTCCAGCCCCGTGTCCCCGTGGACAACCATCTCCACGTTTTCGACCTCAACACTCTAACATGGTCCATCCAAGAAGCTTCAGGGGAGGCACCTCCTCCTAGAGTAGGCGTCGCCATGGCTGCGGTGGGACACGTCATCTACTTCTTCGGCGGCCGCGACGAGAATCACCAGGAGCTCAACGAGCTCTACTCTTTCGACACTTCCACTAACCAGTGGAAGCTCCTCTCCTCAGGGGAGTCAGGTCCTGAGAACCGAAGCTACCACTCCATCGCTACGGATTCTCGGAACGTGTATGTGTTCGGTGGGTGCGGAGTCGATGGTCGTCTCAATGATCTATGGGCGTACAACGTTGCTGATGAGAAGTGGGTTAAGTTCCCTTCTCCTGGAGAGGGGTGTAAAGGAAGAGGAGGTCCGGGGCTAGAGGTGGTGGAAGGAAAGATATGGGTTGTGTATGGATTCACAGGAGATGAAGCAGACGATGTTCATTGCTTCGACATAGCTAAAGGAGAGTGGAGAGAGGTCGAGACGAGAGGGGAGAAACCCTCTGCGAGGAGCGTGTTTTCGTCTGCGGTTGTTGGGAGACAGATTGTGATATTCGGAGGGGAGGTTGATCCTAGTGACTTGGGGCACATGGGAGCAGGGTGTTTCACGGCTGAGGCTTATGGGCTTGACACGGAGACGTTTGAGTGGAGGAAGTGGGAGGATGGGTTTGGatcagaggaggaggagcatcCAGGGGCTAGAGGATGGTGTGCGTTTGCGGCTGGGTCGAGGGATGGTAAGGAAGGTTTGTTGGTTTATGGAGGGAACTCGCCGAGTAATGATAGGCTTGGtgatatcttcttcttcactccaAACTCTTACTAACGTGATTGGTAACTAaatatggtttggtttggtgAGTCCAATGTATGATTCTGTGAGCTTTTTTTAAGCCATGAGTCTGTTACTAAGTTGTTTCTGTTTTGGGTGAAGCTTATGTTTATCTAcgcttttgtaaaatttgaatgATCATTGAAGAATCATAAATAAGCAATGTTCCAATTAATCATTAGCCAGTAGTTAAGACACATGAGATTATTGATTATGCTGATGTCTACactgattttttcttttttgaatgcatagactgtttttttttttgttaaaagtcATTTTAGAAGGTTGTCTAGGTTGCTGCCTAGATAGATTTGTTGAACATAAGACATGAATCTTGTGTGTGTTAACAAACAAATGGCAAGTAGAACTCTGTAAGCAACTAATGGATAGTACTACATCTCCATCAGAGGTCTATCAGTTGATGAGATCGCCATTAATGgaatatttgaataaaatagatttattttgaGAATACCAATCCCACTGAAGCTAACATTGATTGACCTTACAAAGAGTATTATTAATCAATAGTATTTCGTTTTGGGGGGTACACTTGAAAAGATATTGAAGTTAGGTTACTGGTCCTTCCTCACAGCAACCTATGTGTACTACTTGCCTTGTCAACGACTCAGCCAATGCATGGATCTTCTTTGCATCCCACAATCACACAAATCCGTAgaaagtctctctctcttcgttATGATTTTCTTGGTTGCTTGGAAACTATTTTATTGATAAAttacatgatgatgatgatgtacATAGCCAATAGATGTTTAGGAAACAAATAAAGGAAAAATATGACGTGGATTATAATATAAGCTGGAAACTTGAAGTAAAAGATTCTCTGACTGATTAGTCTCGTCTCTCATTTGcaattaaaccctaaatatcattatttccttttttttctctcctCTCGGATCTTTATCTCTCTACCGAGTTCATGTTCACAAGAAGCATACATAGTCTCTCCAAACGGTATGCATGTACTCTcaccattctttttttttttccgaacTTCTAATTGAACCTATGGTGTTAACGGCAACACCGCTTTGatctttttagggttttttcttcttctctgattCATATTCTTTCACGTTTATTGGATTGAACACTCTGTTATTAAACTCATCTGTGATTAAGGATGCATGTTTCTAATGCAGACTCTATTATggatagtgatgatgatgattgcaGAAGGTTTATGGTGGATGCAGCAGTCACCGAGCTTCATCATACGTCTGATGAAATTGATGTTCCAGTTATTTGTcttgacgatgatgatgatgatgatcttaaGTTTGATGAGGACTACAAGTTGTTCTTTGATAATCATCTTAGTAATGATAACACTTTATTCCCTCCCTTTGAAGATGACAGTGGAGAATCTGAAACTCGTAGTCTCAAAGTCAACATGTTTTCTAATGATGCAAACAGATCAAAGAGGAAGATAGGCGAGTTAGACGCTGCAAGTGATGTTCTTTTAGTTAGAAGCCAAGTGAACATCCAAGCTAGTAACATGTCAGAAGAGTCAACAGAGGATGATGGGACTTTATGGGATGTTCCGTTGTGTAGAACCCTAGAAGTCATCAAACGTGACAACGAAGCTAGGAAACTGGCAGAGTCAATGGTTGACGACGACACTTCATGGGATGTTCCCTTGGTTAGAGTCATCCAACGAGACAAGAAAGCTAGGAAACTGGATGATGAGACTTTATGGGATGTTCCCTTGGTTAGCGCCCAAGAAGTCATCCAACGAGACAGCAAAGCTAGGAGATTTTTGGAGTCAAAGGTTGACACTTTACGAGATGTTCCGTTGGTTAGAACCAGAGAAGTCATCCAACGAGACAACAGGATGTCTGAGCGATGGAAGAAGAGAGTTGGTGAAACTAAGGCTCTTCCTGTGAAGCGAGTACATAGAGTTACAGAGACTAAGGTTGTAGAAGAGACACAAAGCTATCAAGGAGTTTCTGTAGGGACAAGGAAGAAGAGTGTGGAAGAGGTTGTGGATAAGGACTACATGAGTTACCTCACATGGCTTGTAGACTCTTTCAAACATCCCACAACTCTCCCTGAAAAGGATCTATCGGCAAAAGTAAAGGTTGAGGTTGAGTCTTggtctgatgatgatgatgatataatTGAGGTTAGTGATTCTCCCTTCACGGATGGAGAGAGCACACCTTTCGTGGTGTCCAAGAACAAGATCGTGATCGATCTTGAGAATGATGATAGTACAGAGGATGAAAGTGGTAGTTGTGTGTTTAGAAATGAGCTAGTGCATGTTCTTGAGAAACCATACGATGCAGGAGAGTTGTTGTTGCTGTCTGGTCAGGCGTCGAGGAAGAAGCGAGTGAGTAGGTGTAGAGAGCTGAGAAAGGGAAGAGAAAGCAGCTATGAGACTTCTGAACTGGGACAGTCTTATCTGGAGAAGGTCTGTGATTTCGATAAAGAATACAAGCTTGCGG is part of the Raphanus sativus cultivar WK10039 chromosome 5, ASM80110v3, whole genome shotgun sequence genome and harbors:
- the LOC108861659 gene encoding nitrile-specifier protein 5 produces the protein MAASPMEGKWVQLKQKGTGPGARSSHAIALVGNKVYAFGGEFQPRVPVDNHLHVFDLNTLTWSIQEASGEAPPPRVGVAMAAVGHVIYFFGGRDENHQELNELYSFDTSTNQWKLLSSGESGPENRSYHSIATDSRNVYVFGGCGVDGRLNDLWAYNVADEKWVKFPSPGEGCKGRGGPGLEVVEGKIWVVYGFTGDEADDVHCFDIAKGEWREVETRGEKPSARSVFSSAVVGRQIVIFGGEVDPSDLGHMGAGCFTAEAYGLDTETFEWRKWEDGFGSEEEEHPGARGWCAFAAGSRDGKEGLLVYGGNSPSNDRLGDIFFFTPNSY
- the LOC108857936 gene encoding uncharacterized protein LOC108857936, translating into MHVSNADSIMDSDDDDCRRFMVDAAVTELHHTSDEIDVPVICLDDDDDDDLKFDEDYKLFFDNHLSNDNTLFPPFEDDSGESETRSLKVNMFSNDANRSKRKIGELDAASDVLLVRSQVNIQASNMSEESTEDDGTLWDVPLCRTLEVIKRDNEARKLAESMVDDDTSWDVPLVRVIQRDKKARKLDDETLWDVPLVSAQEVIQRDSKARRFLESKVDTLRDVPLVRTREVIQRDNRMSERWKKRVGETKALPVKRVHRVTETKVVEETQSYQGVSVGTRKKSVEEVVDKDYMSYLTWLVDSFKHPTTLPEKDLSAKVKVEVESWSDDDDDIIEVSDSPFTDGESTPFVVSKNKIVIDLENDDSTEDESGSCVFRNELVHVLEKPYDAGELLLLSGQASRKKRVSRCRELRKGRESSYETSELGQSYLEKVCDFDKEYKLADGDNKARLELLRGFFFYLENISLPGAFKPWLPENRKKLGQREQRSQP